Sequence from the Maribellus comscasis genome:
TAACCAGTCCAAATCTTGGGAGGAAAGTATGAAAAAGTTGTTGTGCCATGGTCATTAAAAAAAGCAAAGCAACAGAGCCGATAATCAAATCGTAGGTGTGGGTAAGAATAAAAGTATTGGGACTAACATCAAGTGCGGTCCCTATCGCAGCAAGGTTTGGTGTTCCTCCTGTATAAACACCAATTAACATTCCAGCTACTTTCCACGACTCATCAATGTTTTCTGCAAACAAGTAATAGCCAGAAAAAACAGAGACTATCAAAGACACCATTGCCAGAATCAGAGATAAAACAGCACCTTTGGCCAACTTTATCCATTTTCTTAAATCGAGCGAAAACAGCAACAGTGGAATCGCCAGCGGAATAATTATAGTCATTAAGATATCCTGTACATTTGCAATTTGGTTTACCAGAATATCGGATTCTACAATTTTTCCTGAATTTAACAAGTTGGTAAATTCTTCTTTGGGCATTACTGTTCTCGTGCCAAGTAGCTGATGGAAGTTGCTACTTGCCGAAGGAAATATTCCGATGTTGCCAATTAAAAGCCCCAGAGCATAAGCTAAAACAACAGAACCAATTCGGTTTAGTGTGTTTGAAACTTTACATAAATAAATAAGAAGGACCGGAGCGGTAAAATAGAAAAGAATCAGAAAAAGTACAACCAGCATATTTTTTCAGGTTTATTTTGAGCAACAAACATAAGAAAAATGTATTTAATTTTTATTGCCGTTAAGATGGAACTCCGATGATAGAAAGAGAAAACAAAAAAGGCACAGATCATATAACCTGTGCCTTTGAATGAATAATTATTTTGATTCCTAAAATTTAAATCCAAATGTAAACAACAACCGGTTTTTTACGGTGTTAAATTCTGCCATTGCAGGATCGGCATAATTACTTGTTACAGGTGCCGGGTAAAGCATATCGTAGGCCAGCATGTCGTAGTAACGGTAAGCCATATCAAAATAAAATCCTCCGTTTCGGTAACCCAAACCGGCAGAATAGATATTTAACTTGGAGTCTGCGTTGGGTTGGCTTGCACCAAAAGCCTCATCGTTATACGCTGATGGATATAGCTCGTAGCCTGCACGCAGACTAAAAGCGTTGGTCAACCGGTATTCACCACCTAATCTTAAGTTACCCACTGCCCGATATGCTTCTGTTATTTCCTGATTTTCGCTAACAAAATCATAACCGTCGCCACCTCTGCGTAAGCTTGCACTTCCGTAATCAACATATTCATAATCGATACTTAACAAACCTTGTTTTGCTACAACAAAAGCAGCACTTAACGTTGCCCGAAGTGGAGTTTCCAAATCGTAGTCGTATTCTTTAATATAATCAGGAAGAGCTGTGTAGTTTTCTGTTGAGCCATCATCATAGGTAATAGATGAGCTCATTTTGGTATCGAAAACATCATGGAGGTTATAAAATGTTGGTGTGTGTACAGATGCTCCCAGACGAATTTCATTGGTTGGTCTAAAAATAACACCCAGTTTTACATTGTATCCGTTTCCTGTTGTCCGTAATTTATTGTCAAATTGCAATTCATTAAAGTAGTTGATGTCGTTATTGTCATCCCACTCAATTAATGTAGAGTTTTCTTTATAATAAATGTCAGTAATGCCAACAGAGGCGCCGAGATAAAACTTGTGATTAAAATTTAAACCGACAGCAAGAGTATATTCATCAATCGATCCCTGGCGGGTAATACTTTTTTGCTGGCTCTGTCCATAGCCGCCCTCTTCGAGATCATGCCAGTAAACTCCATCGTCATCCTGCAAAAGGAGATCTGTATTCCATGCTAATTCTTCATAATAATCGCTCCAGTTTCCCTGATTGGCATTCGAGGCTATGTTATCGAGTAAAGAACTTTGTGCATTGTGTCCAAGAGCAATGGCATTACTATTAAAATCTTTTAAACGATTATAACCAATTCCTACATTTACACTAATAATTCCTGATTCACTCCGGTTGCTGGTTGGAATAGCAGTTACATAACTAATATTATTAAAAGAAAATTTAAATTTTTCATCGCTCATTGATGTTCCCAAATAACTTGTTTCAACCGAAGTTTGCCCAAATGTTGGTGTTAATGCCAGTTCTCCGGATCGGTAAACTCCGAGTCCGGCCGGGTTAATACTGACAGAGGTGAAATCACCTCCCAACGCACCAAATGCATTCCCCATGCCACCCGAACGGGCTGTTCCCTGCACCTGAAAATTAGAATAGCGTAGTGCGTCTGCTAAATCCTGAGCTCCTCCAAAAAAAGGCACAAGAATAGCAATAGCTAATATTGATAGGTATTTTTTCATGGCAAAAATGAATTTTGTTTGTATTAATTTACTGGTCATTATTTGTTATCTTCTACCTGAACCTGAAGATCGTGAGCCACCACTTGAACTTCTTGAACCGCTGGAGCTGCTTCCTGAACTTCGGGATACTCCCGAGCTTCTTGAAACACCGGATGATGAACTCCTCGAACCTACCGAAGACGATGAGCGACTTGGGCTACTGCTTCTGTAGGTACTTCCCGATTTGGTTGTAGACGGTGCACGATAAGTACGTGTTGAACTGCTTGAACTCCTGTTATAAGTAGAACTTGACCTGTATGATTTGTTGTAGCTCGAAGTTGTTTTCGGACTTACATATCTTGAACTACCTGAAGAAGACCTTGAACTTTGTGAGACAACCCTTGGTCTTGTATAATTCGAACTTGATGGTCTTGTATAAGTGGTAGTTCTACTTGTGGCGGAACTACCGGGTCTGGTATAACTTTGAGTTGATGTACGCGTATTTGTGTTTCTGGTTGTAGCAACATTTCCTGAAGTGTTAGTATTTGATGTTGCTCTTCTTCTTTCCGTTAAAACACTGTTTGAACCCGACTTGGTATCAGAAATCATACTTCTTCTTGTGTTCGAAGTCGTATTTGCGTCTCTCACTCCGGAGCTTGAAGTACCCCTTCTCGAGTCTGTAACCACTCCGTTTGAACTTGCGCTTTTATTTCTTGCAGTAACCGAGGAATTTCTACGATTGTCATTATTTCCGTAAACTACATTTGTACCTGTAGACCTTCTTTGTCCGTAATTAACATTTCTGCCGGCATAATATCCTCCGCCATAGTAGTTGTTATAATACCCTCCGTAATATCCACCATGTCCGTAATAATAAGGATATCCCCATCCATAATAAGCGTAAGGTCTGTTCCAGTAACCGGAGTAGTAAGGATACCCCCATCCCCAACTGTAATAGGGTGAGTACCATCCTCCCCATCCCCATGACATTGAAAAAGAGGGATAATACCATGAAGAATAATAATATGGGTCGTAATACCAGCTATCCCAATAGAAGGGATCATAAAAAAATGGATTATGAAAACGACGAATACGATAGGCATAATCAAGTTCCTCACCATCGTAATAATTGTTTATCACGTATTTAACTTCGTCGTCGTTGTAATACATCGTAGTGTCACTCTCATACATTTCCATCTGGTCCATATTATACGAAAGCGCATCTGCATCTTCTTCAGTTCCATCAAAAATGTAATTGTTCATTGTATTTGAACCATTTTCATTTTCTTCAATCTGACTAATTATCATCCTGTCGGCTGATTTTGTTTGGGCGGGTGTTTCCTCAACTACCGATTCTTCCACTACAATTGGTGGAGGAACATCTCCCGGGTTGAAATAAATGTCATCCGAATAACTACTCGTGACATAGGACCCGGTAGAACATGCACCGAATATGAGTGCAATTCCCAGCAATATCATCAATTTTGATTTCATAACTTGTCCTCCCTGTTTATTTAATGTCAATAATATTTACTTTATTTGTAAGCTCAAAATATCACTAGTTAAAAAGCAAAATCTGTACCAAATTAGTAAAAATGGCGAGAGAATTAACACCACGTAAAGAAAATTATTCACAGTGGTATCAGGATTTAGTAATTAAAGCTGATTTAGCTGAAAATTCAGCAGTAAGAGGTTGTATGGTTATAAAACCCTATGGTTATGCAATTTGGGAGAAAATGCAGGCCGAATTGGACCGCATGTTTAAAGAAACCGGGCATGTAAATGCTTATTTCCCGTTGTTTATCCCAAAATCATTTTTTAGCAAAGAGGCAGACCATGTTGAGGGATTTGCCAAAGAATGCGCGGTTGTAACCCATTATCGTTTGAAAAATGACGAGGAAAACGGTGGTGTTGTGGTTGACCCGGAGGCAAAACTGGAAGAAGAGTTGATTGTTCGCCCGACTTCGGAAACGATTATTTGGAATACTTATAAGAATTGGATTCAATCTTATCGTGATTTACCTATTCTTGTTAATCAGTGGGCTAATGTTGTGCGTTGGGAAATGCGTACCCGTTTGTTTTTGCGTACTGCTGAGTTTCTTTGGCAGGAAGGACACACTGCTCATGCGACAAAGCAGGAAGCGATTGAAGAGACTGAAAAGATAATAAATGTATATGCCAATTTCGCCGAAAATTATATGGCGGTTCCGGTAATTAAAGGTTTGAAATCAGAAAACGAGCGTTTTGCAGGGGCGATTGAAACCTATTCAATTGAAGCTTTGATGCAGGATGGAAAAGCATTACAGTCAGGGACTTCTCACTTTCTTGGGCAAAATTTTGCTAAAGCTTTCGATGTGAAATTTGCAAGTAAAGAAGGAAAAGAAGAATATGTTTGGGCAACGTCGTGGGGAGTTTCAACACGTTTGATGGGCGCACTTATTATGGCCCATTCCGACGACAATGGTTTAGTACTTCCTCCAAAACTTGCACCTTATCAGGTGGTAATTGTTCCGATATACAAAAAAGCCGAACAGTTGGCAATTATTTCTGAAAAAGTGGATGAAATAGTGAAAAAACTCAGGGCGAAAGGAATTTCTGTGAAATTTGATGATAACGACAATAAAAAGCCAGGTTGGAAATTTGCGGAATATGAACTAAAAGGTGTACCTGTTCGCCTGGCAATGGGGCCTCGTGATTTGGAAAACGGAACCGTTGAAGTTGCACGAAGGGATACATTGGAAAAAAGTGTGGTTGAGATTGACGGAATTGAAAATGTTGTGGAAAATCTTTTGGAAGAAATTCAAAAAGGTATTTTTAAGAAAGCATTTGATTTCAGAGCTGCCAGTACTACCAGTGTGGATACGTGGGATGATTTTAAAGAGGTTCTGAAAAATAAAGGTGGTTTTATTTTGGCACACTGGGATGGAACATCCGAAACTGAAGATGCGATTAAGGCAGAAACCAAAGCAACCATACGTTGTTTGCCGCTTGAGTTTGAAGAGGAAGAAGGTGTTTGTGTTTATTCAGGAAAACCTTCGAAAAGAAGAGTCCTTTTTGCTTTAGCTTATTAATCAAAAATATATTTACAGGAAAGCAGCTCAAATGGGCTGCTTTCTTTTTTTTTAACAAATTGCTTTGTGTATTTTTAGAATCAAATTAAAAACACAATGACTGAAAAAGAAATCCGCGAATCTCTTTTGGAAGCATTCGTTATAAAATCAACGATTAAGCAGAAAGTTTTTGAAAATACCGAGCAAACTTTTGTTATTTTGAAAAAGGTGCTGAAGCAGCTGGAAAAAGACTATTTGTCAATTGTTAAAGAAAAAGTGGCGGTTTCGATGTTGCCTGCTTTTAAAGAAAGGGGGCCTTTTGAAGTCGAGTTTAAGATTGGTGGCGATTTGTTAATTTTTAGTATGCATTCCAATGTTTTCGAATTTGACGATAAGCATCCGGTTTGGAAAACAAATTATATAAAAGATGAACCCCTGCGTTCTTACTGCGGAACTATAAATATCTATAATTTTTTGGCCGATTCTTTTAAATACAACCGCGTAAGCGATTTGGGGTATTTGGTAGCACGTATTTTTGTAAATAAGGAGAATCATTTTTTTGTGGAAGGAAAACGGCAATCGGATGAAGTTGTAAAAGATTTCGCCATTGATACCATTTCCCCGGGGATTCTGCGGCAAATTATCGAAACAGCAATTCGTTACAGTATTGAATTCGATTTACTGGTTCCCCTGTACGATCAGGTAAAAATGGCAACCGTTGAACAAATGCGACAAAAAATCAGTCACTCTAAAATGACTACAGGAAAAAGATTAGGTTTTGGATTTAATTCCGATGATGTATAGATTTCAAATTATAAAAACTGCATAAAATAATATGGAAAGAGTTGTAGAAAGATTTATTCAGTACGCAAAAGAATATACCACTTCTGATCCCGAAAGTACTACTTATCCGAGTACGGAAAGACAGGTTGATTTTATGAAAAAACTTGAAAAGGAGTTAAAAGAGATTGGCTTACGCGAGGTGGAAAGAGATAAATTTGGATACGTGACGGCGACAATTCCTGCCAACGGAATTGAAAACGCTCCCGTTGTAGGTTTTATAGCCCACGTGGATACAAGTCCTGATTTTTCAGGGGAGAATGTAAATCCGCAGATTATTGAAAATTATGATGGCGGGGTGGTGCAGCTAAAAAACGGAGTGGAAATCAATCCGAAAAGTTTTCCTGAAATTTTGAACTACAAGGGACAGCCGGTAATTACAGCCGACGGCACTACTTTACTCGGTGCCGACGATAAAGCCGGAGTTGCCGAGATTGTGACAGCGGCTGAAATTCTTCTTCAGAATGAAAAGTTTAAACACGGAAAGATAAGGGTTGCATTTACGCCCGACGAGGAGATTGGTAAAGGAACCGATTATTTTGATGTGAAAAAATTCGGAGCCGACTTTGCTTACACTTTGGATGGCGGCGAAATTGGTGAGCTCGAATTTGAAAATTTCAACGCCGCCGCAGCTAAAATAACGGTTAACGGGCAAAGTGTTCATCCGGGGGCTGCGAAAAATAAAATGGTTAATGCATTACTGGTGGCGCAAAAAATTATTGCCATGCTTCCACCTACTCAGCGGCCTGAACATACCGAAAAATATGAAGGGTTTTATCACCTGCTTTCATTAACAGGGAACGTGGAAAAAGCTGAGATGCAGTATTTAATCCGAGACCACGATTCTGACAAGTTTGAAAAAAAGAAAAAATTACTCACTGAAATCGTACAGATTATAAATCTGGAATTAGGTAAAAAAAGAATAGAACTGGAAATAAAAGATCAGTATTATAACATGCGTCAGAAAATTGAACCGGTTATGCATATTATTGATATTGCAGAACGGGCAATGAAACAAGCCGGAGTTGTTCCAAAAATAAAGGCAATTCGTGGCGGAACTGACGGAGCGCGACTTTCTTACGACGGACTTCCATGCCCAAACATTTTTGCCGGAGGGCATAATTTTCACGGGCCATTTGAATTTGTACCTGTTCCTTCCATGTTAAAATCAGTGGAAGTAATTTTGAATATTGCTCAGCTGGTGGGTAAATTAAATTAAGATGCTCAATCGGTTTTTTGAATTTGTAAAAGAAAAGCAGCTTTTTGAGTCTCATCAAAGAGTGCTACTGGCGGTTAGCGGCGGTATCGACAGCATGGTTCTTTTGTATTTATTTGAAAAATCGGGTTTTGAATACGGTATTGCTCACTGCAACTTTAATTTACGCGGCGAAGAATCTGACGGCGATGAAAAGTTTGTTCGCGGGCAGGTACAACTTCACGGAATACCTGCTTTTTTTCAACGTTTTGAAACCGAAGAATACGCAAACCTGAATGGCATTTCCATTGAAATGGCAGCCCGTGAGTTACGTTATGATTATTTTGAAAAAATACGTGTAGAAAAAAATTACGATTTTATTGCTACTGCCCATCACCAGGATGATCTGATTGAAACATTTTTTTTGAATCTTTCGCGGAAAACAGGAATTAAAGGATTAACAGGAATTAAAGAAAAGACAAGTAGAATTATCCGTCCGTTACTTTTTGCCTGCCGGCAGGAGATTGAAGATTTTGCACGATTAAATTTTATTGAATTCAGGGAAGATTCCTCCAATATTGAAGTAGTTTATCAGCGTAATTTTTTGCGCCACAAAATATTACCTTTATTTCAGGAGTTGAATCCTGCTTTTAAAAAGAATATTCTGGCAAGTATAGAAAATTTAAAAGAAGCGGAGCAGGTTTATTCCAGGTGCCTCCGGGTCGAGCACGACAAAGTTGTTGAAAAAAATAAAGAGGAAATCATAATCAAAATTGAACCCCTGCAAAACACTTTGTTTCCTAAAGTTTTGCTGTTTGAAATTCTTTCGGATTTTAACTTTAATTCATCGGTAACAGATGAGATTTTTCAGGGTTTGGAAAATGATTCGGGAAAACAATTTTTTTCAAAAACCCACCGGTTGGTAAAAGATCGCGACAAATTGTTTATAACACCTTTTTCAGAACAGGAAGAACGGATATTTTACATTGAAAAAGATGACATTGAGTTGTTTGAGCCGATGGATTTACTCATCGAAAAATGCGATGCAAAAGATTTCCTGATAAGTAAAGAGTCGAATGTTGCCAGTCTTGATCTTGGTGAACTGGAGTTTCCCCTGCTTATCCGAAAATGGAGACAGGGAGATTATTTTCAGCCACTTGGGATGACAGGTTTTAAAAAAGTTAGCGATTTTTTTATCGATGAAAAAATACCGTTGCATCAAAAAGAAAACATTTGGTTGCTTTGCAGTGGTAAAAAGATTGTATGGATTATTGGGTTTCGAATCGACAACCGTTTTAAAATTACAACAAAAACAAAAATGGTTTATACGATTGAAATGAGGAAAAGCTGACGTTTTGTCTGCTCAGAATATTTTTGTTTTCCTTAAATCAACTTTTTCCCTTTTTCCTGATTTGTCAAGTAATTCTAATGTGATATTTTCTTTCGGTAAAGAATTGTACTGAATAAAATCGCAAAGCGCGGAATTTGAATTAAAGAGAAGCGAATCAACTTTTAGGATTTGCATTCCGGGAGTAACTCCCGCCTTTTCCGCGGAAGAGTTTTCAACAACCTGCATCACATACATTTGCTTTTCGTCGGAATACCCCACGTTAAATCCAAAAGTAGAGTAATCCCGAAAAGTATCATCAACCGGTTCCAAAAATATAGTTTGCGTTTTAAAATCGATGCTAACAATAAAACGCGACAAAACTTCAGTTCCCAGTAAACCTGATTTTCCGGTTTTTATTTCCACTTCCGGAATTTTTAAATCGCCTGCTTTTATGGTGTCGGCCAATGCAAGCTCTCCTTTTAGTTCACTTACTTTTCCGCTGATTCCCGATTGAGAATAGCCGCTGACCTTTGCCGTTTTCTCCACGATTTCGTGTTGTTTTAAAACTTCAAATCCTTTCCGGGGTAGGGTAATTGAGCCGTTTGACCCATAATCCAGTTTTAAATTTTTTAATTTTGCTTTCCCAAATTCAAACTGAAGTAGTTGACTGTACTGATTGTCTGAACGAAACGGAATCTGATAACCGGCATTGGATAACAGGTTTATCGTATCATTGAATAGCGCGATTTGGTTGTTCTGATAATCGATTGCCCAACTGCAATGCCGCATCAAGTTTGATCCAATTATCCCGTCTATATTCATACATGCGATAACCGGATTTTTATCCAAATCAGTCACAAAAGCGGTTTGTTCAAAAAAAGGTATTTTGCCAATAAAAAGAGTATCAACCTGTACATATTTTACTCTGGTTTTGTGGCTGTCGGAATCAATTATATGGCCTCGGCTTACGGTTTTGAAATTTAATTTTTTCTGCACCTTCTCAGAAATACTCAGAATGGCACCTGTGTCAAATAAAAACCGGTATTTTTCGCCATCAATTTCAACCGGAACAATTAAAAGTCCGTTTTCATTTTCAGAATATATTATTTCAAAAAAACTGCCATCCTGAATTTTTCCTTTTTGAATGGCCTTTGTCCAGCTTTGCGTACAGCTTTGCGAGAAAAGCAAAAAATAACCAACTAGCAGAGAGACAATAACGGTTCTGTTCATTCGTTTTTGGGCAAATAATATTATTTTCTTGAGTGAAGTGCTACCCGGTTTCCTTCTGAATCCAGAATCAGAGCCATAAAACCGTACTCATCTGAAATTTTGGTCTTTTTTTGGATTACTTTTCCACCGGCAGGTTCAACTTTTGCCAGTTCATTTTTTAAATCACCCGAATGAGCTGTTAAATAAATAAGAACTCCGTCGGCAGAAGGAACATAAAATTCAGGGTGTTTTACCAGCGATCCGGGAGAACCTGTACCTTCTTCTGTCCATGGAAACCAGGCCATGTCAAGCGGTCCCATCATATTACGCTGAAGTTTTAAGTCAAGAATCCGTTCATAAAAACTCATGGCTCTTTCCATATTATTTACAGGAATCTCAAACCAGCCTACTGCATTGTTTTTCATAGTTTTAATTTTGAGTTCAGTTTTATAACACACAACAGGATTCAAAAGTTGGCTTTGGGAAAGATGTTTTTTTCTTTTTCTGTATTTTATAAAAAAATCAGATTTCAGCAGGAAAATAAATTCAAATTAAGTTACTTTATAAGTTGAAACCTTGTTAAATTTTAATACCTAAATCAGTAAAACCTGTAGTTATGAATCGAAGCGAAATTCGAAGAATAATTTCCGTCGGATTTATTCTTTTTTACACCATTTTAGCTCATCCTCTTTTTGCTCAGGTGAAATTGTCGGAAGAGTTGTGGACTTTGCCAACATATCCGGTGCTGGCGCCTGAAAAAGCGCCCATTTTTTTTACACACGAAAATTACCAGGGAGCTTCTCGTTATGTATACCCATATGCATTAAATGATGTCATTTCAAACGAAAAGCAAGAGCATGACTGGAAGGCGTTGATTTTGGAAAATGAGTATATAAAACTTTGTGTTACTCCCGAAATTGGCGGAAAATTATATTATGCCACCGATAAAACCACCGACTATAATTTTGTTTACAAGAACAATGAAGTAAAACCCGGAAATTTGGGGATGACCGGAGCCTGGGTGTCGGGTGGAATTGAATGGTGTGTGTTGCATCATCACCGCGCATCTACATTTTTGCCGGTTGATTATTCAACAGCTGAAAATAAAGATGGAAGTAAAACCATTTTTATTGGCGAAACCGAACCTCGCCACGGCATGCACTGGACCATTGGAATTACAGCTTTTCCCGGGAAATCTTATTTCGAAGCTGATGTTGCCATTTACAATCCAACACCTTTTACCAATACTTTTTTATTCTGGGCCAATGTGGCAGCACACACCAACGAAAACTATCAGGTTATTTTTCCACCAAGTGTACAACTGGCTACTTTTCATTCCAAAAATGATTTTACGCACTGGCCAATTTCAACAGAAGTATACCGCGGACAGGATTTTACCAACGGAGTGGATGTAAGC
This genomic interval carries:
- the tilS gene encoding tRNA lysidine(34) synthetase TilS, translated to MLNRFFEFVKEKQLFESHQRVLLAVSGGIDSMVLLYLFEKSGFEYGIAHCNFNLRGEESDGDEKFVRGQVQLHGIPAFFQRFETEEYANLNGISIEMAARELRYDYFEKIRVEKNYDFIATAHHQDDLIETFFLNLSRKTGIKGLTGIKEKTSRIIRPLLFACRQEIEDFARLNFIEFREDSSNIEVVYQRNFLRHKILPLFQELNPAFKKNILASIENLKEAEQVYSRCLRVEHDKVVEKNKEEIIIKIEPLQNTLFPKVLLFEILSDFNFNSSVTDEIFQGLENDSGKQFFSKTHRLVKDRDKLFITPFSEQEERIFYIEKDDIELFEPMDLLIEKCDAKDFLISKESNVASLDLGELEFPLLIRKWRQGDYFQPLGMTGFKKVSDFFIDEKIPLHQKENIWLLCSGKKIVWIIGFRIDNRFKITTKTKMVYTIEMRKS
- a CDS encoding VOC family protein translates to MKNNAVGWFEIPVNNMERAMSFYERILDLKLQRNMMGPLDMAWFPWTEEGTGSPGSLVKHPEFYVPSADGVLIYLTAHSGDLKNELAKVEPAGGKVIQKKTKISDEYGFMALILDSEGNRVALHSRK
- a CDS encoding DUF819 family protein, with the protein product MLVVLFLILFYFTAPVLLIYLCKVSNTLNRIGSVVLAYALGLLIGNIGIFPSASSNFHQLLGTRTVMPKEEFTNLLNSGKIVESDILVNQIANVQDILMTIIIPLAIPLLLFSLDLRKWIKLAKGAVLSLILAMVSLIVSVFSGYYLFAENIDESWKVAGMLIGVYTGGTPNLAAIGTALDVSPNTFILTHTYDLIIGSVALLFLMTMAQQLFHTFLPRFGLVKKGENVFHLADETNDMDNFDNLFKKKSVPDLLKSLGLTILIFAVGGGLSLLVPKSSSTMVAILAITTLGLGASLIKRINRISNSFQFGMYLIIVFSLVVSSMANLSNMFQIEFLQLFLFVLLVVFGSMAIHVVLSRIFKVDADTTIIAITALTYSPPFVPAVAGALKNKNVIISGLTIGILGYAFGNYLGIFIATILH
- a CDS encoding OmpP1/FadL family transporter, translated to MKKYLSILAIAILVPFFGGAQDLADALRYSNFQVQGTARSGGMGNAFGALGGDFTSVSINPAGLGVYRSGELALTPTFGQTSVETSYLGTSMSDEKFKFSFNNISYVTAIPTSNRSESGIISVNVGIGYNRLKDFNSNAIALGHNAQSSLLDNIASNANQGNWSDYYEELAWNTDLLLQDDDGVYWHDLEEGGYGQSQQKSITRQGSIDEYTLAVGLNFNHKFYLGASVGITDIYYKENSTLIEWDDNNDINYFNELQFDNKLRTTGNGYNVKLGVIFRPTNEIRLGASVHTPTFYNLHDVFDTKMSSSITYDDGSTENYTALPDYIKEYDYDLETPLRATLSAAFVVAKQGLLSIDYEYVDYGSASLRRGGDGYDFVSENQEITEAYRAVGNLRLGGEYRLTNAFSLRAGYELYPSAYNDEAFGASQPNADSKLNIYSAGLGYRNGGFYFDMAYRYYDMLAYDMLYPAPVTSNYADPAMAEFNTVKNRLLFTFGFKF
- the pepT gene encoding peptidase T; this encodes MERVVERFIQYAKEYTTSDPESTTYPSTERQVDFMKKLEKELKEIGLREVERDKFGYVTATIPANGIENAPVVGFIAHVDTSPDFSGENVNPQIIENYDGGVVQLKNGVEINPKSFPEILNYKGQPVITADGTTLLGADDKAGVAEIVTAAEILLQNEKFKHGKIRVAFTPDEEIGKGTDYFDVKKFGADFAYTLDGGEIGELEFENFNAAAAKITVNGQSVHPGAAKNKMVNALLVAQKIIAMLPPTQRPEHTEKYEGFYHLLSLTGNVEKAEMQYLIRDHDSDKFEKKKKLLTEIVQIINLELGKKRIELEIKDQYYNMRQKIEPVMHIIDIAERAMKQAGVVPKIKAIRGGTDGARLSYDGLPCPNIFAGGHNFHGPFEFVPVPSMLKSVEVILNIAQLVGKLN
- the proS gene encoding proline--tRNA ligase; this encodes MARELTPRKENYSQWYQDLVIKADLAENSAVRGCMVIKPYGYAIWEKMQAELDRMFKETGHVNAYFPLFIPKSFFSKEADHVEGFAKECAVVTHYRLKNDEENGGVVVDPEAKLEEELIVRPTSETIIWNTYKNWIQSYRDLPILVNQWANVVRWEMRTRLFLRTAEFLWQEGHTAHATKQEAIEETEKIINVYANFAENYMAVPVIKGLKSENERFAGAIETYSIEALMQDGKALQSGTSHFLGQNFAKAFDVKFASKEGKEEYVWATSWGVSTRLMGALIMAHSDDNGLVLPPKLAPYQVVIVPIYKKAEQLAIISEKVDEIVKKLRAKGISVKFDDNDNKKPGWKFAEYELKGVPVRLAMGPRDLENGTVEVARRDTLEKSVVEIDGIENVVENLLEEIQKGIFKKAFDFRAASTTSVDTWDDFKEVLKNKGGFILAHWDGTSETEDAIKAETKATIRCLPLEFEEEEGVCVYSGKPSKRRVLFALAY
- a CDS encoding aspartyl protease family protein; its protein translation is MNRTVIVSLLVGYFLLFSQSCTQSWTKAIQKGKIQDGSFFEIIYSENENGLLIVPVEIDGEKYRFLFDTGAILSISEKVQKKLNFKTVSRGHIIDSDSHKTRVKYVQVDTLFIGKIPFFEQTAFVTDLDKNPVIACMNIDGIIGSNLMRHCSWAIDYQNNQIALFNDTINLLSNAGYQIPFRSDNQYSQLLQFEFGKAKLKNLKLDYGSNGSITLPRKGFEVLKQHEIVEKTAKVSGYSQSGISGKVSELKGELALADTIKAGDLKIPEVEIKTGKSGLLGTEVLSRFIVSIDFKTQTIFLEPVDDTFRDYSTFGFNVGYSDEKQMYVMQVVENSSAEKAGVTPGMQILKVDSLLFNSNSALCDFIQYNSLPKENITLELLDKSGKREKVDLRKTKIF